GATCCCACACACCGTTGAAATCATACGCTGCCGCAGGAATTGTGGAGATGCCGTCATTCTGAAATGCTTCTTTTCTGATCTTAATATACTCATCAGTGTTCAGCAGCTTCAATCGGTTGGCTACCGTACTGAGAGAATAAGAGGTATTAATCTTGAAATCGGTTCTTCCTTTTCTTCCTTTTTTGGTCGTCACAATGATGACTCCGTTGGCACCTCGTGATCCGTAGATTGCCGTGGCATCGGCATCTTTCAATACCTCGAAGCTTTCTATATCATTGGGATTGATGGAATTTAGAGGATTTATGGTAGCGTATGGTAAAATTGCAGCACTGTACAACGAGGGAGTTTCTGAAAGAATTGGAACACCATCAATAATATACAATGGTTCATTTCCTTCTCTTCGGATGCTGTTCTTCCCTCTGATCTGAATATCAAATCCTCCGCCCGGAACTCCTGAATTTTGGGTAATGCTCACGCCCGACATTCTACCCTGTGCAGCGGAAAGCACATTGATAACAGGTTGGTTTTCGATGTCTTTTGAAGAGACTTTGGCAATGCTTCCTGTTCTTTCTTTGTCTTTGACTTTATAATACCCTGCGTTGAGAACGACTTCCTCTATCTCTTTTTCTTTACCTAATGAGATATTGACGTTTATCCTACTGCCTAAAGTGATTTTTCGTTCGGGATAGTCCGGATGGCGGTAAATAATTACGGGTTTCTCTCCCGATACCTGAACACGGTAAACGCCTGCTGCATTGGTCACAGCCACTTCTTCACTACCCTCCTGGAATACGGAAACTCCTTTGACTGGCTGGTTATTTTCCGAGACAGTGCCTGTAATGGTGCGCATCTGCCCTATTGCTACGCCGGAGACGAGCAAGGTGAAGCCAAAAGCCAATTGAAGATGACTTAGGCTGCAAAAGTTTTTTTTCATACTTTTGAATAGGTTTAATTCGTTAGACTTTGCTCTTTCCTACGCTAGCGGTCAACTTTTGTGGAAAGGGCTTTTGTTTTTCTATGGTTACATTCTACTTTCTGTTTCTTGAATATGTTTTCAGCGTATCTACTTGATGATGCTTGGGAGGAAGCTTCAGTAAGGACATATCAAAACCTCCTTCCCAAGCACATCTTGAAATAATATGAATGAAATTGTGTCCCGTGTAAGCTGTAAAGCCGCAATGAGTTTACTCATTGTAAAGTGTCATTTCTAATAAGAAAACATTCTATTGAAATCTAAAAACAGCCGTAACCATCTGCATTATTCAGACCGTTGAATTTTTTTGTCTTCAGTATTAAATTCCCTTCGTTCTGAAAATAATTTGGAATATCAAAAGAAAGCGAGTACTTTTAATGTGCGAGATTAAATTGTAGTCTGGCTTTCCTTTTACTTTTAAAGGAATTTCGGAGTTTGTCGATAATAGCCAGGTAATACCAATCCAGCATTTTGCAAGCAAAACTGGCATAAAGCCGTATTTTTTTTCTGTTATGCTGGCGGACTACTCCGGTGGGCAAATTAGAAGAATGGTTGAAAATGTCGTCCTCATAAATATTATTTTTATATATGGAACGATGCTTTTAGATATGAGAATTATACGCAAAAATAGCATGCGGCGGTCTCACACTCTAGAATCAGGGCGACCAACCCACTTTAAACCGAAGATTAAAGTTTCCACCTAAAGTATACGTGAGAACCGCTCGCATGCCGTATACAAAAGTAAGAAACTTTTAGACATGGAGCGATTTCACGAGGTTCTCGATGGAAAATTGGTCTTTTTGATTCGAGATACATCGTTCATTTTACCTTGTTGAAGGTTAATGATTTATTCGCTAAAGCAAAAATAATAAATATTTATTTAACACCCAACATATTGGGTTATTTTTTTTAAAAATATATGGAACAAATTACTTATTTAGAAACAACACAATTCGATTTGGATTTTATTAATCACGTAAGAAACATTCGCAAAGCAAAAAAACTAAGCAAAGATCAGCTTAGCCTAAAAATGGGTTTGGCCAAAAGTTTTGTTAGTAATGTGGAGTCATTAACACAGCGACATAAATATTCTACTCGTCATATAACATTACTTTGTAAAGCCTTTGATTTTAAAAATATTTCAGATTTAATGAATTTTCCTACTCCTAAGAATGATAAAATTAAAGTTACAATTAGACAGAAGATGAATGATACAAATACAAAAGTGGTTAGTAGTGAGGTAGTAAAAATCGAAGTTATTTAAAGTTAATGAAAAATAATACGGATAACTAATGAACATATATACATACTCTGGAAATATTGAGCATCTAAAAGCTTTTGATAAGGATTATCAATTAAAAAGTATGTATACTCCTCCAATAAATAATCAAAGGCGTCCTCTA
This Chryseobacterium sp. G0162 DNA region includes the following protein-coding sequences:
- a CDS encoding helix-turn-helix domain-containing protein, giving the protein MEQITYLETTQFDLDFINHVRNIRKAKKLSKDQLSLKMGLAKSFVSNVESLTQRHKYSTRHITLLCKAFDFKNISDLMNFPTPKNDKIKVTIRQKMNDTNTKVVSSEVVKIEVI